The genome window CATGGCTGCCTTCTGGGTGGTGGAGTGCTTGCTCACTTGCCGGCCTCCGCGCCCGCCCCGGCGACCCGTGCCTGACGGCGGGTCACGGCGTTGTCGGTGGCGCCGGTGATGGCGGAGATGATGGTCTCCTGGCTGGCGTCGGCGACCGCGAAGACGCCGTTGTTGCGGCCCAGCCGGAGCACCGCGACCTGGTCCGCGACCGCGCGCACGTCGGCCATGTTGTGGCTGATCAGGATCACGCCGAGGCCGCGGTCGCGCAGCCGCTCGACCAGGTCGAGCACCTGGGCGGTCTGCTCGACGCCGAGCGCGGCGGTGGGCTCGTCGAGGATGACGATCTTCGGGTCGCCGATCAGCGCGCGGGCGATCGCGACCACCTGGCGCTGGCCGCCGGAGAGCGCGGCGACCGGGATCCGCACGCTGGGGATCCGGATCGACAGGGTGTCGAGCAGCTCCTTGGCCTTCTTCTCCATGGCCACCTCGTCGAGGCGCCCGCCGCGGATCAGCTCGCGGCCGAGGAAGAGGTTGGCGACCACGTCGAGGTTGTCGCAGAGCGCGAGGTCCTGGTAGACGGTGGCGACGCCGAGCGCCTGGGCGTCCTGAGGGCGGCTCAGGTGGACCTTGCGGCCCTCCCACTCGATGGTGCCCTCGTCGATCGGGTAGACGCCGGCGATCGTCTTGACCAGGGTGGACTTGCCGGCGCCGTTGTCGCCGACCAGGGCGACCACCTGTCCGGCGTGCACCTCCAGGTCGACACCGGTGAGCACCTGGACGGCGCCGAACCGCTTGGAGATGTCCCGCAGCGCGAGCACGGGTATGTCTGACTGAACCATCGGGGCTCCTTCGGGGTCGTCAAAAGGGGCGCACGGGGCTCAGGGATGGCCGGTACGCCGGAGTGCGGACGGGGGGCGCCGGCCGGACCACTGCTCAGGTCCGGCCGGCGGCCCGCCCGGTGAAGGGGCGTCGGTTACTGGGTGATCCCGGCGGCCTTGCAGGCGTCGGCGTACTGCGCGGTGCAGATGTCCGAGTACTTGTAGAGGCCGTCGGCGATGACCGTGTCCTTGATGTTGGCCTTGGTCACCACGACCGGGGTGAGCAGCAGCGACGGGATGTTGGCACCGTTGCTGCTGGTCGAGGCGGTGGCCACGCTGGTGACGTCCAGGCCCTTGGTCAGGTCGACGGCGATCTCGGCCGCGCCCTCGGCCTCCGGCTTGTAGGCCTTGTAGATGCTGTAGGCCTGGTCGCCGGTGAGGATCCGCTGGATCGCGTCGGAGGCCGCGTCCTGGCCGCCGACCGGGACGTTGATGCCCTGGGCCTTGAGGGCGGTGATGATGGCGGCGGCCATGCCGTCGTTGGCGGAGTAGACGGCCTGGAAGCCGTTCTTGCCGAGCGCGGTGATCGCGGCGCCGATCTTCTGGCTGGCCACAGTGGGCTTCCACTCGCCGGACTGCTCGTAGACGATCTTGCCGACGGCGCTGTCCAGCACCTTGTGGGCGCCGGCCTTGAACTGACCCGCGTTCGGGTCGTTGTCGTCACCGTTGATCATGACCACGTTGGCCGACTTGGCGTTCGCGCCCAGCGCGTCCACCAGCGCCTGGCCCTGCAGCTCGCCGACCTTCTCGTTGTCGAAGGAGACGTAGGCGGAGACCGGGCCGTCGGCCAGGCGGTCGTAGGCGACGACCTTGATGCCCTTGGCGTTCGCCTCCTGGACCCAGCTGGCGGTGCCCTTGGCGTTGACGGCGTCCAGCACGATCACCTTGACGCCCTGCGAGACCAGGGTGTCGAACTGCTGCTTCTGGGTGGAGGCGTCGCCGTTGGCGTTGTTGTAGGTGACGCTGCAGTCGGAGCAGAGCGCCTTGACCTTCGCCTCGAACAGCGGCTTGTCGAAGGACTCGTAACGCACCGACGAGGAGTTCTCCGGGAGGAGCAGACCGATGGTCTTGCTGCCGCTCGACCCCGCGTTGGAGGAGCTGCTGCTGCCACCGGCCTTGCCACAGGCAGCCATGGTGAGAGCCATCGAGACAGCGGCGGTGCCGATGACAACGCGACGCATCATTGCGTTCATGGTGGGGGGAGCCTCCCTGACAGAGCCGCAACGTCGCGGCGAGGTGGGAAGGAGTCAACCCCCCTCCCCACTATGCCGTCAACATGTGAACCCAAGGCTCCCTGGATCCAAATCTTTTCGTTACCTTCCTGAAGGCTAAGCTGAGACCAAAGTGTCCGATCCTGCACCGTTTCGTCCCCCTTGTGAGGGACGACGGAACGTCAGGAGCGGGTACCGGCAGTGGGCGTGACGTGTCCGATTGCGCCGGTTTCGCCCATCTCGCTCATCACCAGCGCCAGCGCCCCCAGCACCTCGGCGCGGCCGCCCAGGGTGCCCGGCACGACCGAGAGCTGACGGGCCGCCGACGGGATCGCGTACCGCGCCACGGAGTCGCGGATCGGGGAAAGCACCAGCTCACCGGCGTCGGCGAGGTCACCGCCGAGGATCACCCGACGGGGGTTCAGCAGGTTGCACAGGGTCGCCACGCCGGTCCCGATCTGCCGACCGGCGTCCGCCAGCACCCGTCGGCAGCCCAGGTCGCCCTGCTGGGCCAACCGGACCACCTCGGAGAGCGTCAACTCTCGCTGGTGGCTCGCGTTCAAGAGGTTGAGCAGGTACTCGGCCCCGACGAAGGTCTCCAGGCAGCCCCGGTTGCCGCAGCGGCAGACCGGCCCGGACTCGTCCAGCGTGATGTGCCCGATCTCGCCCGCGGTGCCGCCCGGCCCGCGGTAGATCTGCCCGTTGATGACCAGTCCGGAGCCCACGCCGCTGGCCACCTTGATGTACGCCAGGTCGGTCAGCCCGCGCCCGGCGCCCCAGACCAGCTCGCCGAGCGCGCCCAGGTTGGCGTCGTTGTCCACGTGCACCGGCATGCCGAGCCGGGTCGACAGCTCCCGGCCCGGGGCGATCCCGGTCCAGCCCGGCAGGATCGCGGTGGAGCCGAGCGCCCCGGTCTCCACGTCGATCGGCCCGGGCACCCCGAGGCCCACCCCGATCACCTTGTCCGGCCGGAACCCGGCCTGCGCCAGCAGCCGTTCGACCAGCGCCTCGGCCCGCGCGAAGCCCTGCTCGGCGGAGACGTCCACGTTCATCGGCTCGCTCTCCTCGGCGAGCACCCGGTGCGCCAGGTTGCCGACCGCCACCCGCAGGTGGGAGTGGCCGAAGTCGATGCCGACCACGATGCCGGCGTCCCCGCTGAGCGAGACGCTGCGGGCCCGCCGGCCGCCCGAGGAGGTGTCGGCCACCACCACGGTGCCGCCCTCCTTGAGCTCGCGCACGATGTTGGAGACCGTGGCGGCCGACAGGCCGGTGCTGCGGGCGATCTCGGCCTGGGTCAGCGACCCGGCCATCCGCACCGCGCGCAGCACGCGCTCCAGGTTTGCGCGGTGCAGCGAAGACTGCGAACCCGGCGTGTCCATGGACATGAATTACCCTCCTCAGGGCGCGGGAACCCGACCGTCCCCGCCCCGCGCCGCGCCGTTGCGGCGGAGCTCGCGTCTACCAGAAGTTCACCTTCAACTTGTGAACTCTATGCCGAGCGGGCCCCCGCCCGCGCTCGCCCCGGCCCCGGGCGGCCCGTGAACCCTTCGACCGGCCCGGTCGGCTCCACCTCTACGATGTCCCTTGTTCTCAGCCACCCCACCCGCCGCCGACGCCACACGGCACCCGGGTCGGGGGGCGCACTCCACACGGACGATGACGGGGAATCACATGGCAGGGGATCAGCCGGACCAGCGGACCCAACTCGACGGGGCGTCGGTTCCGCCGCCGGCCCAGCCGCCGGCCGGCGGCGCGGACATCAACTACCAGCCGACCGCGACGGCCTTCCCCGCGCAGGCGGGAGGGGGCGCGGACACCCCGGCACCCGGCGCACCGGTCGGCCCGTACGACCCGCAGGCCGCGGCCGGCTACGGCTACCCGCAGCCCGGCCCGGCCCAGCCCGCGCCGCCGCAGTCCGGCTACGGCGCCCCGCAGGCCGGCTACGGCCAGCCCGCCCCCGGCCCCAACTACGCCTACCCCCAGCCGCCGCAGCAGCAGCCCCAGCCGAACTACTACCCCGGCCCGCCGACGCAGCCCCCGGTCAAGCAGCGCAACCCCGTGATGGTCTTCGGCGCGATCGCCGGCAGCGTCCTGGCGATCGGCATCGTGATCGGCCTGATCGTGCTCTTCCAGCCGAACCACAACCCCGGCAGCACGGCCGGCAGCACCTCGGGCACCGCCGGCGGCCCCGGCACCACCACCAACGCCCCCGTCGCCAACGCGCTGAACGCCACCTGGACGGCGCCCAAGCCGACCGACGGCGGCGCCGACCACCGCCTGCTGGGCGTGTGGACCACCGGCAAGCTGGTGATCCGCGGCGACGCCGAGGCGCTCACCGCCTACAACCAGAGCGACGGCCAGGTGGCCTGGACGCTGCCCTCGCCGAGCGGCACCAAGGCGTTCTGCAGCATGTCCCGGGACGCCAACAGCAACAACATCGGCGCCGTCAGCTTCAACCTGGGCGACGACGACTGCTCCGCCGTCGGCGCGGTCGACGCCACCACCGGCAAGCTGATCTTCAAGGTCGGCCAGCCGCAGGGGCAGAGCAAGAGCTTCGACACCCAGGTCACCGTCACCGACACCTCGATCGCCGCGGCCAGCGGTTCGCTGCTGGCCGGCTTCAGCATCACCGACGGCCACCAGCTGTGGAGCTACCAGCCGCGCGGCCAGTTCTGCAACGACAGCGCCGACGCGGCCGGCGGCCTGGTGGTGGTCAGCGACTTCTGCGCCGACTCCAGCCCCACCCAGGTGATGCAGGTGCTGAACGCCGACACCGGCAAGTCCACCGCCTCGATCACCCTGAGCACCGAGAACGACCGGATCAGCCAGATCGTCTCGGTCAAGCCGCTGGTGGTGCAGGTCAGTTCGGACAGCGACTCGGACTACCTGCTGCAGATCGACAACAGCGGCAACGCCGGCAACAAGATCCCGCTCAAGGTGACCGGCCAGGACAAGCTCCAGCTGTCCAGCGCCTCCGCCGCCGAGGCGAAGGACGTGGTGATCGGCAACACCCTGTACGTGCAGGTCGAGCAGAACAGCAAGCCGGCCGTCGAGGCCCTCGACCTGGGCACCGGCAAGGCGCTGTGGACCTCGGACGGCGGCGCCGCCCAGGGCCTGCGACTGGTCGACAAGTCCTCGGTCAGCAGCCCCGCGGTGATCGCCATCGACGGCTACGACAAGGGCGCCCGGCTCGGCAACCTGTCCACCACCGACGGCAGCTTCACCCCGATCGCCAGCTTCAACAAGAAGGACCTGGGCTTCATGAGCTTCTCGGACACCGAGGTGCTGATGTCGAACGACACCAAGAGCGTGCTCGCCGTCCAGGGCCTGCCGATCGAGAACACCGTGCAGATGTTCAACCGGAAGTGACGCGGCGACCGCGAACCGCGAACCACGCACCGGCGCCGACCGGGTGACACGGTGCCGGACGGGCCGGAGTGGGAATCCACTCCGGCCCGTCGTGCATGACATGGGAGGATGCGGCCAAGAAGCCTGACAAAGGAGTCCTGCGAGTGCCTGGCACCAACTTGACCCGTGAGGAGGCCCGCAGCCGGGCCGCGCTCCTCCACGTGAACGCGTACGACATCGAGCTCGACCTGAGCTCTGCCCGCGACACGGCGACCTTCCGGTCCACCACCACGGTCCGGTTCACCGCCACCGAGCCCGGCGCCGCCACCTTCATCGACCTGGTCGCCCCGGCCGTGCACGAGATCGTGCTGAACGGCCGCCAGATCGACCCCGCCGCCTTCGCCGACAGCCGGATCGCGCTCACCGACCTGGCCGCGGAGAACGAGCTGCGGGTGGTCGCCGACTGCGCCTACACCAACACCGGTGAGGGCCTGCACCGCTTCGTCGACCCGGTCGACGGCGAGACCTACCTGTACAGCCAGTTCGAGGTGCCGGACGCCCGCCGGGTGTTCGCCTCGTTCGAGCAGCCGGACCTGAAGGCCGCCTTCGCCTTCACCGTGCTCGCGCCGCGCGGCTGGGTCGTGGTCTCCAACTCGCCGACCCCCGAGCCGGTCGGCGACGGCGAGGTGCAGACCTGGCGGTTCGCCCCGACCGGGCGGATCTCCAGCTACATCACCGCGGTCATCGCCGGCCCGTACAGCGGCGTCTTCGACAGCTACACCGACGGCGACCAGGTCGTGCCGCTGGGCATCTACTGCCGTCCGTCGCTGCGGGAGTACCTGGACGCCGAGGCGATCTTCGACGTCACCAAGCAGGGCTTCCGGTACTTCCAGGAGAAGTTCGACACCCCGTACCCGTTCGAGAAGTACGACCAGCTCTTCGTGCCGGAGTTCAACGCCGGCGCGATGGAGAACGCGGGCGCGGTCACCCTTCGCGACCAGTACGTCTTCCGCTCCAAGGTCACCGACACCTCCTACGAGGCCCGGGCCACCACGATCCTGCACGAGCTGGCCCACATGTGGTTCGGCAACCTGGTCACCATGGAGTGGTGGAACGACCTCTGGCTGAACGAGTCGTTCGCCACCTACGCGGAGATGGTCGCCCTGGTCGAGCCCGCGGGCACCCGCTGGCCGAACGGCTGGACCACCTTCGCCAACCAGATGAAGACCTGGGCCTACCGGCAGGACCAACTGCCCTCCACCCACCCGATCATGGCCGAGATCAACGACCTCGAAGACGTCATGGTCAACTTCGACGGCATCACCTACGCCAAGGGCGCCTCGGTGCTCAAGCAGCTGGTGGCGTACGTCGGCCAGGACGCCTTCTTCAAGGGCCTGCAGGCCTACTTCAAGCGGCACGCCTGGGGCAACACCACCCTGGCCGACCTGCTCAGCGCGCTCGAAGAGACCAGCGGGCGCGACCTCAAGGCCTGGTCCGGCGCCTGGCTGGAGACCGCCGGCATCAACGTGCTGCGCCCCGAGCTCAGCACCGACGCCGACGGCCTGATCACCGCCTTCGCGGTCCGCCAGGAGGCCCCCGAACTGCCCGCCGGCGCCAAGGGCGTGGCCGCGCTGCGCCCGCACCGGATCGCCGTCGGCTGCTACGACCTGGTCGACGGCCAGCTGGTCCGCACCCACCGGGTCGAGCTCGACGTGGACGGCGAGCTCACCGAGGTGCCCGAGCTGGTCGGCCGCCCCCGGCCCACCGTGGTGCTGCTCAACGACGACGACCTGTCCTACGCCAAGCTGCGCCTGGACGCCGACTCGCTCGCCGCGGTCACCGCGCACCTGGGCGACTTCGCCGACTCGCTGCCGCGCGCGCTGGTCTGGGCCGGCGCCTGGGACATGACCCGGGACGGCGAGCTGGCCACCCGCGACTACCTGGAGCTGGCCGTCGCCGGTCTGCCGAAGGAGAGCGACATCGGCGTGGTGCAGTCGGTGCAGAACCAGGTCCGCAGCGCGCTCAACCTGTACGCCGACCCGGCCTGGCGCGAGCAGGGCCTGGCCCGCTGGGCCGCCGTCGCCGAGGAGAACCTGCGCGCGGCCGCCCCGGGCGGCGACCACCAGCTCGCCTGGGCCAAGGCGCTGGCCGCGGTGGCCCGTTCGCCGGAGCAGCTGGCGCTGCTGGAGGGCCTGCTGGCGGGCACCGCCGAGCTGGCCGGGCTGGCCGTGGACACCGACCTGCGCTGGGACCTGCTGGTCCGGCTGGTCGCCACCGGCCGCGCCGGCGACGCCGCGATCGACGCCGAGCTGGCCCGCGACAACACCGCGACCGGCCAGGAGCGGGCCGCCTCCTGCCGCGCCGCCCGCCCGACCGCCGAGGCCAAGGCCGAGGCCTGGGCCAGCGTGGTGGACTCCGACACGCTGACCAACTACGTGCAGGACGCGGTGATCGGCGGCTTCCAGGTCGGCGACCAGCGCGAGCTGCTGGCCCCGTACACGGCGAAGTACTTCGACTCGCTGAAGGCCGTGTGGGAGTCCCGCAGCCACGAGATCGCCCAGCAGATCATCGTCGGCCTGTACCCGGTCTACCAGGTCAGCCAGGCCACCCTGGACGCGACCGACGCCTGGCTCGCCGCCGCCGACCCGGCCCCGGCGCTGGCCCGCCTGGTCATCGAGTCGCGCGCCGGCATCGAGCGCGCGCTGCGCGCCCAGGCCGTCGACGCCGCGGCCGGCTGACGGTCCGACGGCTGACGGCTGATCAACGGCTCCCGGGTGGCGTGCTGCCGCCCGGGAGCCGTTGCGCGTCCGGGGCCGTCCCAAGGGAGCGTCAGCTCTCAAGGAAGCGTCAGGTCGAAGACCGTGCCGGGCGGCGGGCTCGGGCGCAGCGTGAGGGTGCCGCCGTGCGCGGCGGCGATGGCGTGCGCGATCGCCAGCCCGAGGCCGGTGCCGCCCGTGGAGCGGGCCCGCGACTGGTCGCCGCGGGCGAACCGCTCGAACAGGTGCGGCCGCAGCTCCTCGGGGATGCCCGGGCCGTCGTCGCAGACCGAGAGCCGGCCGGCGGTCACCCGCACCGTCACCGTGGTGCCGGGCGGGGTGTGCCGGTGCGCGTTGCCCAGCAGGTTGGCCACCACCTGGCGCAGCCGGTCCTCGTCACCCGTCACCAGGACCGGCTCGGCGGGCAGTTCCAGCCGCCAGTGGTGGCCCGGCGCCGCCGCCCGGGCGTCCGCCGCACCGTCCAGCGCCAACCGGGTGAGGTCCACCTCGGCGCTGGCCAGTGGGCGCCCCGCGTCCAGCCGGGCGAGCAGCAGCAGGTCGTCCACGATGGTGCCCATCCGCCGCGACTCGGCCTCGATCCGCTCCAGCGCGTGCCGCACCGGCTCGGCCATCGGCTCCGGGTGACGCAGCGCCAGTTCGGCGTGCCCGCGCACGGTGGCCACCGGCGTGCGCAGCTCGTGGCCCGCGTCGGCGGCGAACGAGCGCAGCCGGTCCGCCACTTGGTGCCGCTGGTCGAGCGCGTCCTCGACGTGCCCGAGCATCCGGTTGAGGGCCAGCCCGACCCGTCCGGTCTCGGTGTCCGGGTCGGCGTCGGCGGCCGGCACCCGCTCGGTCAGCACCACCTCGCCGCGGGCCAGCGGCAGCGCGCTGACCCGGGTGGCGGTGGCGGCGATCCGGTCCAGCGGGCGCAGCGCGAGCCGCAGCCAGATCAGTCCGGCGCCGCCGGCCACCGCCACGGCGACCGCGAAGACGGTCAGCTCCAGCAGCATCACCTGGCGCTCGGTGGCCTCCGCCTGGGCCAGCGGCAGCCCGGTGACCAGCACGTCGCCGTCGGCGCCGGCCACCGCGCGGACCCGGTACTCGCCGAGGTCGGCGACCCGCACCGAGCGGGCCGGCCCGCCCACCCGCAGGGCGGCCAGCAGTTGCTGGTCGTGCCCGGAGAGGGCGACCCGGTCGTCGGTGTCGGCGGTCTCGGTGCCGGCGGCCACCGCCGCGTCGTCGGCGTCGCCGTCCACCACCCCGGCATTGGTGACCCGGCCGTCCAGCAGCCGGGCGCCGAAGGTGCCGGGGGCCTGCGCCCGGGTGTCGCCGCGCCCGCCCTCCGGGTGCTCCAGGCTGGCCGCGTACCGGCCGCCGGTGTCGGCGAGTTGCTGGTCCAGCCGGTCCATGAGGTAGGTGCGCAGCACGGTGGTGACCACCACGCCGACGCCGGCGAAGATCACCAGCAGCAGCGCCAGCAGGCCGGCCAGCAGCCGCACCCGCAGCGAGCGCTGTCGCAGCGGGCGCCGTCGCAGCGGGCGCTGTCGGCCGCCCCGGCGCAGCCTCACTGCGCCGACCTCACTGCGCCGCCTTGAGCAGGTAGCCGGCACCCCGGACGGTGTGGATCATCGGGCTCCGGCCGGCGTCGATCTTCTTGCGCAGGTAGCTGATGTAGAGCTCGACCACGTGCGCCTGCCCGCCGAAGTCGTAGGACCAGACGGCGTCCAGGATCTGCGCCTTGCTGAGCACCTGGCGCGGGTGGCGCAGCAGGTAGTGCAGCAGCGCGTACTCGGTCGGGCTGAGCTCGACCGGCTGCCCTCCCCGGGTCACCTCGCGGGCGGACTCGACCAGCACCAGGTCCCCGAGCACCAGGGCGTCGGGCGGCAGGACGGCGGCGTGCGGGTCCCCCCAACCGGCGGCCGGGGGATCGACCCGGCGCAGCAGCCCGCGCAGCCGGACCACCACCTCGGCCAGGCTGAACGGCTTGGTCACGTAGTCGTCGCCGCCGGCCGCGATGCCGGCGATCCGGTCCTCCACCGCGTCCCGCGCGGTGAGGAAGAGCACCCGCACCTCGGGCTGGTGCGCGTGGATCCGTTCCAGCACGGCCAGGCCGTCCAGGTCGGGCAGCATCATGTCGAGCACCACGGCGTCGGGCCCCCAGCTGCGGGCGGCCTCGACCGCCTCGGTGCCGGTGGCGGCGCCGAGCGCCTGCCAGCCCTCGTACCGGAGGGCCCCGCAGAGCACCTCGACCAGATCGGGCTCGTCGTCCACGACGAGGATGCGGCGGGTCATGGCGGCCATTCTGTCCGGTTCGGATGAGAAAGCGCTGAGATCCTCTTTCCGCCGCACCCCCTCTGAGCTGCGGAAACTACGATCCGTTCGGATGGATTCAGAGCGAACTGAGAGCTCCTGCTGGCAACGTTGCGGTCGTCGAGGGCAAGAAGGCGAGGGAACGTGAGCACAGTCACCCAGCATCGCGGCCGGCGTGCGGCACCCACCCCGGCACCGACCGACGAGCTGGCCGCCGCCGCGGCCCCCGCCGTCGTGGTGCCGGCGCTGATCGCGATCGGCGCGCTGGCGGTGCTGGCGGTCTGGTGGCGGGACACCTCGATGGTGCGCGGCGCGGACGAGTGGTTGACCAACGGCTCCCGGATAGCCGGCCTGCTGGCCGGCTACGGCGCCCCGGTGCTGCTGGTCCTGATGGCCCGGATCCCGGTGCTGGAGCGCTGGGTCGGCGCCGACCGGCTGGCCCGCTGGCACGCGATCGGCGGACGCTACGTGGTGGGCCTGGTCGTCCTGCACGTGCTGACGGTGATCTGGGGCTACTCGTTGACGGCGCACCAGGACGTCGTCTCGCAGACCTGGGAGCTGGTCTTCCACTACCCCGACATGATCAAGGCCACCCTGGGCACCGTGCTGATGCTGGGCACCGGCGCGGTCTCCGCCCGGGCGGCCCGCCGCCGGCTCAGCTACGAGGCCTGGTACTACCTGCACCTGGCCACCTACCTGGCGATCGCCCTGGCCTTCGGGCACCAGCTGGCGAACGGCGCCGACCTGGTCGAGGGCCCCGGGCTGCTCGGCTGGTGGACGCTCTACCTGGGCTCCTTCGGGCTGCTGTTCTGGTTCCGGCTGGCCGCGCCGTTCCTGAGTGACCGGCGGCACCGGCTGCGGATCGCCGAGGTGCGGCCGGAGGCGGACGGGGTGGTCTCGATCTTCCTCACCGGGCAGCGGCTGGACGAGCTGCGCTGCGAGTCCGGCCAGTTCTTCCGGCTTCAGTTCCTGGCCCCGGGGCTGCGCTGGGCGTCCAACCCGTACTCGCTCTCGGCGCCGCCGCACCCGAAGTTCCTCCGGTTCACCGTGAAGGACCTGGGCGGGCACAGCTCGGCGGTGGCCGCGCTGCGGCCCGGGGTGCGGGTGCGCGCCGAGGGGCCGTACGGGGCGTTCACCGCGCGCCGCCGGGTGGCCAAGGGCCGCCGGGTGCTGCTGATCGCGGCGGGCGTGGGGATCACGCCGATCCGCACCCTCTTCGAGACCCTGCCGGCCGGCCAGGGCGAGCTGACCCTGCTCTACCGGGTCCGCCGCGAGGAGGACGTACTCTTCCGGGACGAGCTGGAGCGGGTCGCCGCCCGGCGCCGGGCCAAGCTGCACCTGCTGGTGGGCTCCCGGCGGGAGGTCGGCGACCCCTTCACGGCGGCCGCGCTGAGCCGGCTGGTCCCCGGGCTGCGCGGCCACGAGGTCTTCCTCTGCGGTCCGACCGAGCTGACCGAGCAGCTGATCCGCGAACTGTGCGAGGCCGGCGTGGCCAAGCACCGGATCCACCACGAGTCCTTCGTCTTCTGAATCCCTGAAGGAGTCTCGGCTGATGCGCCGAATGATCATCACCAGTGCGGCCACCGCGGCCGGCATCGTCCTGCTGCTCTCGCTGAAGCCGCACGGCACCGTCACGCCGCAGGCCGAGCCGGTGATCTCCTCCGACACCGGCTCGGCGGCGCCGGTGGGTGACGCCTCGTCGGGATCGCCCTCCGCGTCGTCCCCGTCGTCCCCGTCGTCCGCGGGCGGCTCGGACACCAAGACGGTCACCGGCAGCGCGATCGACACCCGCTACGGCCCGGTGCAGGTGCGGATCACCGTGACCGGCGGCAAGCTCACCAAGGTCGACGTGCTGCAGTACCCGACCGAGAGCAACCGGGACGTGGAGATCAACACCTTCGCGATACCGCAGCTCAACC of Kitasatospora viridis contains these proteins:
- a CDS encoding ATP-binding cassette domain-containing protein — translated: MVQSDIPVLALRDISKRFGAVQVLTGVDLEVHAGQVVALVGDNGAGKSTLVKTIAGVYPIDEGTIEWEGRKVHLSRPQDAQALGVATVYQDLALCDNLDVVANLFLGRELIRGGRLDEVAMEKKAKELLDTLSIRIPSVRIPVAALSGGQRQVVAIARALIGDPKIVILDEPTAALGVEQTAQVLDLVERLRDRGLGVILISHNMADVRAVADQVAVLRLGRNNGVFAVADASQETIISAITGATDNAVTRRQARVAGAGAEAGK
- a CDS encoding response regulator transcription factor, coding for MTRRILVVDDEPDLVEVLCGALRYEGWQALGAATGTEAVEAARSWGPDAVVLDMMLPDLDGLAVLERIHAHQPEVRVLFLTARDAVEDRIAGIAAGGDDYVTKPFSLAEVVVRLRGLLRRVDPPAAGWGDPHAAVLPPDALVLGDLVLVESAREVTRGGQPVELSPTEYALLHYLLRHPRQVLSKAQILDAVWSYDFGGQAHVVELYISYLRKKIDAGRSPMIHTVRGAGYLLKAAQ
- the pepN gene encoding aminopeptidase N; the encoded protein is MPGTNLTREEARSRAALLHVNAYDIELDLSSARDTATFRSTTTVRFTATEPGAATFIDLVAPAVHEIVLNGRQIDPAAFADSRIALTDLAAENELRVVADCAYTNTGEGLHRFVDPVDGETYLYSQFEVPDARRVFASFEQPDLKAAFAFTVLAPRGWVVVSNSPTPEPVGDGEVQTWRFAPTGRISSYITAVIAGPYSGVFDSYTDGDQVVPLGIYCRPSLREYLDAEAIFDVTKQGFRYFQEKFDTPYPFEKYDQLFVPEFNAGAMENAGAVTLRDQYVFRSKVTDTSYEARATTILHELAHMWFGNLVTMEWWNDLWLNESFATYAEMVALVEPAGTRWPNGWTTFANQMKTWAYRQDQLPSTHPIMAEINDLEDVMVNFDGITYAKGASVLKQLVAYVGQDAFFKGLQAYFKRHAWGNTTLADLLSALEETSGRDLKAWSGAWLETAGINVLRPELSTDADGLITAFAVRQEAPELPAGAKGVAALRPHRIAVGCYDLVDGQLVRTHRVELDVDGELTEVPELVGRPRPTVVLLNDDDLSYAKLRLDADSLAAVTAHLGDFADSLPRALVWAGAWDMTRDGELATRDYLELAVAGLPKESDIGVVQSVQNQVRSALNLYADPAWREQGLARWAAVAEENLRAAAPGGDHQLAWAKALAAVARSPEQLALLEGLLAGTAELAGLAVDTDLRWDLLVRLVATGRAGDAAIDAELARDNTATGQERAASCRAARPTAEAKAEAWASVVDSDTLTNYVQDAVIGGFQVGDQRELLAPYTAKYFDSLKAVWESRSHEIAQQIIVGLYPVYQVSQATLDATDAWLAAADPAPALARLVIESRAGIERALRAQAVDAAAG
- a CDS encoding sugar ABC transporter substrate-binding protein — protein: MNAMMRRVVIGTAAVSMALTMAACGKAGGSSSSSNAGSSGSKTIGLLLPENSSSVRYESFDKPLFEAKVKALCSDCSVTYNNANGDASTQKQQFDTLVSQGVKVIVLDAVNAKGTASWVQEANAKGIKVVAYDRLADGPVSAYVSFDNEKVGELQGQALVDALGANAKSANVVMINGDDNDPNAGQFKAGAHKVLDSAVGKIVYEQSGEWKPTVASQKIGAAITALGKNGFQAVYSANDGMAAAIITALKAQGINVPVGGQDAASDAIQRILTGDQAYSIYKAYKPEAEGAAEIAVDLTKGLDVTSVATASTSSNGANIPSLLLTPVVVTKANIKDTVIADGLYKYSDICTAQYADACKAAGITQ
- a CDS encoding sensor histidine kinase, translating into MRLRRGGRQRPLRRRPLRQRSLRVRLLAGLLALLLVIFAGVGVVVTTVLRTYLMDRLDQQLADTGGRYAASLEHPEGGRGDTRAQAPGTFGARLLDGRVTNAGVVDGDADDAAVAAGTETADTDDRVALSGHDQQLLAALRVGGPARSVRVADLGEYRVRAVAGADGDVLVTGLPLAQAEATERQVMLLELTVFAVAVAVAGGAGLIWLRLALRPLDRIAATATRVSALPLARGEVVLTERVPAADADPDTETGRVGLALNRMLGHVEDALDQRHQVADRLRSFAADAGHELRTPVATVRGHAELALRHPEPMAEPVRHALERIEAESRRMGTIVDDLLLLARLDAGRPLASAEVDLTRLALDGAADARAAAPGHHWRLELPAEPVLVTGDEDRLRQVVANLLGNAHRHTPPGTTVTVRVTAGRLSVCDDGPGIPEELRPHLFERFARGDQSRARSTGGTGLGLAIAHAIAAAHGGTLTLRPSPPPGTVFDLTLP
- a CDS encoding PQQ-binding-like beta-propeller repeat protein — protein: MAGDQPDQRTQLDGASVPPPAQPPAGGADINYQPTATAFPAQAGGGADTPAPGAPVGPYDPQAAAGYGYPQPGPAQPAPPQSGYGAPQAGYGQPAPGPNYAYPQPPQQQPQPNYYPGPPTQPPVKQRNPVMVFGAIAGSVLAIGIVIGLIVLFQPNHNPGSTAGSTSGTAGGPGTTTNAPVANALNATWTAPKPTDGGADHRLLGVWTTGKLVIRGDAEALTAYNQSDGQVAWTLPSPSGTKAFCSMSRDANSNNIGAVSFNLGDDDCSAVGAVDATTGKLIFKVGQPQGQSKSFDTQVTVTDTSIAAASGSLLAGFSITDGHQLWSYQPRGQFCNDSADAAGGLVVVSDFCADSSPTQVMQVLNADTGKSTASITLSTENDRISQIVSVKPLVVQVSSDSDSDYLLQIDNSGNAGNKIPLKVTGQDKLQLSSASAAEAKDVVIGNTLYVQVEQNSKPAVEALDLGTGKALWTSDGGAAQGLRLVDKSSVSSPAVIAIDGYDKGARLGNLSTTDGSFTPIASFNKKDLGFMSFSDTEVLMSNDTKSVLAVQGLPIENTVQMFNRK
- a CDS encoding ROK family transcriptional regulator, translating into MDTPGSQSSLHRANLERVLRAVRMAGSLTQAEIARSTGLSAATVSNIVRELKEGGTVVVADTSSGGRRARSVSLSGDAGIVVGIDFGHSHLRVAVGNLAHRVLAEESEPMNVDVSAEQGFARAEALVERLLAQAGFRPDKVIGVGLGVPGPIDVETGALGSTAILPGWTGIAPGRELSTRLGMPVHVDNDANLGALGELVWGAGRGLTDLAYIKVASGVGSGLVINGQIYRGPGGTAGEIGHITLDESGPVCRCGNRGCLETFVGAEYLLNLLNASHQRELTLSEVVRLAQQGDLGCRRVLADAGRQIGTGVATLCNLLNPRRVILGGDLADAGELVLSPIRDSVARYAIPSAARQLSVVPGTLGGRAEVLGALALVMSEMGETGAIGHVTPTAGTRS